From a region of the Haloferax volcanii DS2 genome:
- a CDS encoding CrcB family protein: MDRSELALVALGGFAGATLRYAVSVAIPGAGGTLAVNVLGSFALGTFITSVSSHRAQLFFGTGLLSSFTTYSTFAVQTASLSPVGGALNVGANYALGFAAAALGLTFGGRR; encoded by the coding sequence ATGGACCGCTCGGAACTGGCGTTGGTCGCCCTCGGCGGGTTCGCCGGCGCGACGCTTCGCTACGCCGTCTCCGTCGCGATTCCCGGCGCGGGCGGCACGCTCGCGGTGAACGTCCTCGGGAGCTTCGCCCTCGGGACGTTCATCACGTCGGTCTCCTCCCACCGGGCGCAGTTGTTCTTCGGAACCGGGCTGCTCTCGTCGTTCACGACGTACAGCACGTTCGCCGTCCAGACCGCGTCGCTGTCGCCGGTGGGCGGCGCGCTCAACGTCGGCGCGAACTACGCGCTCGGCTTCGCCGCCGCCGCGCTCGGCCTCACGTTCGGGGGGCGGCGGTGA